A DNA window from Ornithinimicrobium humiphilum contains the following coding sequences:
- a CDS encoding pyridoxal-phosphate-dependent aminotransferase family protein encodes MGRHFLQIPGPSPEPDAVLRAISATTIDHRGPEFQQLGSRLLEAIKPVFGTTNPVIIYSSSGTGAWEGALTNTLSVGDRVLFYETGHFASLWIEMATRLGLRPDVIGSDWRHGVDAEAIGQRLAEDTAHEIKAVCCVHNETSTGVTSDIRAVREAIDAAGHPALLMVDTISGLASADYRHDEWGVDVTVSGSQKGLMLPPGLGFNAVSDKAVEASKNGGMPRSYWDWAPILEANSRGFWPTTPSTNLLFGLEVALQMLEEEGMEAVFARHQRHAAATRAAVRAWGLEILCLDERYYSPVLTAVVMPEGHDADAFRKVVLDRFDMSLGSGLGRLAGTVFRIGHLGWINDLTLMGTLAGVQMGLHLSGVPVAGDGVAAAMAVLEEEARA; translated from the coding sequence ATGGGACGTCATTTCCTCCAGATCCCTGGCCCCTCCCCGGAGCCCGACGCGGTGCTGCGCGCCATCTCGGCCACGACCATCGACCACCGCGGCCCGGAGTTCCAGCAGCTCGGCTCGCGCCTGCTCGAGGCGATCAAGCCGGTCTTCGGCACGACCAACCCGGTGATCATCTACAGCTCCTCGGGCACCGGTGCCTGGGAGGGCGCGCTGACCAACACCCTCTCCGTCGGTGACCGGGTGCTCTTCTACGAGACCGGGCACTTCGCCAGCCTCTGGATCGAGATGGCCACCCGCCTGGGCCTGCGCCCCGACGTGATCGGCTCCGACTGGCGGCACGGCGTCGACGCCGAGGCGATTGGCCAGCGGCTCGCCGAGGACACCGCGCACGAGATCAAGGCGGTCTGCTGCGTGCACAACGAGACCTCGACCGGCGTGACCAGCGACATCCGCGCCGTCCGCGAGGCGATCGACGCCGCCGGCCACCCGGCACTCCTGATGGTCGACACCATCTCCGGCCTCGCCTCGGCCGACTACCGCCACGACGAGTGGGGCGTCGACGTCACCGTCTCGGGCTCCCAGAAGGGGCTCATGCTGCCCCCGGGCCTGGGCTTCAACGCGGTGAGCGACAAGGCCGTCGAGGCCTCGAAGAACGGGGGTATGCCGCGCTCCTACTGGGACTGGGCGCCCATCCTCGAGGCCAACTCCCGCGGCTTCTGGCCCACGACGCCCTCGACCAACCTGCTCTTCGGCCTCGAGGTCGCGCTGCAGATGCTCGAGGAGGAGGGCATGGAGGCCGTCTTCGCCCGCCACCAGCGCCACGCCGCCGCCACCCGGGCCGCCGTCCGCGCCTGGGGCCTGGAGATCCTCTGCCTCGACGAGCGCTACTACTCGCCCGTCCTCACCGCGGTCGTCATGCCCGAGGGCCACGACGCCGACGCCTTCCGCAAGGTCGTCCTCGACCGCTTCGACATGTCCCTCGGCTCCGGCCTGGGACGGCTCGCGGGCACGGTCTTCCGCATCGGCCACCTCGGCTGGATCAACGACCTGACGCTCATGGGCACGCTCGCCGGCGTCCAGATGGGCCTGCACCTGTCCGGCGTCCCCGTCGCCGGCGACGGCGTCGCGGCCGCGATGGCGGTGCTGGAGGAGGAGGCCCGCGCATGA
- a CDS encoding putative immunity protein, which yields MILPPVRDPRMITIRRGGTLTDEHHSLLALWAADCAEHVLHLFEQEVPGDSRPREAVEAARAWARGELPMTRARALGGHAMGAARHLRGAPRFAAYAAGQAACVGHVAEHDLGAAAYAIRAVQAVAANEEADRLAERDWQRAQLPDPVRALVLDDQLRRDELCWSVFRD from the coding sequence GTGATCCTCCCGCCCGTCCGCGACCCGCGCATGATCACCATCCGGCGCGGCGGCACGCTCACGGACGAGCACCACTCGCTTCTCGCGCTGTGGGCGGCCGACTGCGCGGAGCACGTGCTGCACCTGTTCGAGCAGGAGGTCCCCGGCGATTCCCGGCCGCGCGAAGCGGTCGAGGCGGCCCGGGCCTGGGCCCGAGGCGAGCTGCCCATGACGCGGGCCCGCGCGCTCGGCGGTCACGCGATGGGAGCCGCGCGACACCTGCGGGGAGCACCGCGCTTCGCCGCCTACGCCGCCGGCCAGGCCGCCTGCGTCGGCCACGTCGCGGAGCACGACCTTGGCGCCGCGGCCTACGCGATCCGCGCCGTCCAGGCCGTCGCCGCGAATGAGGAGGCCGACCGCCTCGCAGAGCGTGACTGGCAGCGCGCTCAGCTCCCCGACCCGGTGCGCGCGCTCGTCCTCGACGACCAGCTCCGCCGCGACGAGCTCTGCTGGTCGGTCTTCCGAGACTGA
- a CDS encoding WhiB family transcriptional regulator, whose amino-acid sequence MSENPVPVASLWEWQFDGLCRTTNPDTFFHPEGERGPSRRHRDERAVAICQQCPVIQQCREHALTVREPYGVWGGMTEEDREAFYREQDTGQLA is encoded by the coding sequence TTGTCAGAAAATCCAGTTCCCGTCGCTTCCCTCTGGGAGTGGCAGTTCGACGGCCTGTGCCGTACCACCAACCCCGACACCTTCTTCCATCCCGAGGGCGAGCGCGGTCCGTCGCGCCGTCACCGCGACGAGCGAGCCGTCGCCATCTGCCAGCAGTGCCCCGTCATCCAGCAGTGCCGCGAGCACGCGCTGACCGTCCGTGAGCCCTACGGGGTCTGGGGCGGGATGACCGAGGAGGACCGCGAGGCGTTCTACCGCGAGCAGGACACCGGCCAGCTGGCCTGA
- a CDS encoding CaiB/BaiF CoA transferase family protein codes for MTAPLEGITVVEVGVFMAAPFAAMQLADLGARVIKVESPDRPDPTRQVGPMVQGRSSPFLRLNRNKESVALDFKSPEGREALLALVGVADVFLENLRPGALVRAGLGPDDLLARNPRLIYCSASGWGQTGPLAPQPGLDIMAQARSGLMSITGEPDGDPVKLGIPVADLSAGLYCTIGILAALRDRDRTGRGDVLDVSLYESAVSLAVWEAGKHFGGARAGGRHGSAHQSQAPYQAMPTRDGYVTFGAITPATWEALCRVLGAEDLLADERYATSQTRFDHRDELIPALERHTRALGSQELLDLLEEAGVPCAPVAELAEVFDSEHLREREFFWDAESDELGPQRQLGSPVNFRRLRTRRDNPGPDLGADTERVLGTLGLPGRESVRAEATEDSPPDGIPEATTSRDGEGA; via the coding sequence ATGACGGCACCCCTCGAGGGCATCACCGTCGTCGAGGTCGGCGTGTTCATGGCAGCGCCCTTCGCCGCCATGCAGCTCGCCGACCTCGGCGCGCGGGTGATCAAGGTGGAGTCCCCGGACCGGCCCGACCCGACACGTCAGGTCGGTCCGATGGTGCAGGGGCGGTCCTCGCCCTTCCTGCGGCTCAACCGCAACAAGGAGTCGGTGGCGCTCGACTTCAAGTCGCCCGAGGGCCGGGAGGCGCTGCTCGCCCTGGTGGGCGTCGCTGACGTCTTCCTCGAGAACCTGCGCCCCGGCGCGCTCGTGCGCGCGGGCCTCGGGCCCGATGACCTGCTGGCGCGCAACCCGCGGCTGATCTACTGCTCCGCCTCCGGGTGGGGGCAGACGGGACCGCTGGCTCCGCAGCCCGGGCTCGACATCATGGCGCAGGCCCGGTCGGGACTGATGAGCATCACCGGGGAGCCCGACGGGGATCCGGTCAAGCTCGGGATCCCGGTCGCCGACCTCTCGGCAGGGCTCTACTGCACGATCGGCATCCTGGCCGCGCTGCGCGACCGCGACCGGACCGGTCGCGGTGACGTGCTCGACGTCTCGCTCTACGAGTCGGCGGTGTCCCTGGCGGTGTGGGAGGCGGGCAAGCACTTCGGGGGCGCTCGCGCCGGTGGACGGCACGGGTCGGCGCACCAGTCGCAGGCGCCCTACCAGGCCATGCCGACCCGGGACGGCTACGTCACCTTCGGAGCGATCACGCCCGCCACCTGGGAGGCGCTGTGCCGGGTGCTCGGGGCGGAGGACCTGCTGGCCGACGAGCGCTACGCGACCTCCCAGACGCGCTTCGACCACCGGGACGAGCTCATCCCCGCCCTGGAACGGCATACCCGTGCCCTGGGGTCGCAGGAGCTGCTCGACCTGCTCGAGGAGGCCGGGGTGCCCTGCGCGCCCGTCGCCGAGCTGGCCGAGGTCTTCGACTCCGAGCACCTGCGGGAGCGGGAGTTCTTCTGGGACGCGGAGTCCGACGAGCTCGGGCCGCAGCGCCAGCTGGGCAGCCCGGTGAACTTCCGCCGGCTGCGGACCCGCCGCGACAACCCCGGCCCCGACCTGGGTGCCGACACCGAGCGCGTGCTCGGCACACTGGGGCTGCCCGGACGCGAGAGCGTGCGGGCGGAGGCCACGGAAGACTCGCCTCCCGACGGCATACCCGAGGCCACCACGTCCCGCGACGGCGAAGGAGCCTGA
- a CDS encoding S1C family serine protease, with amino-acid sequence MAVFHSEHDGGEDVGARPSSNGLRSIGLVLVGVLLAAIVGGVGLFVGMGMGMDDTPDQPLAVADPVAATTSAPEPEPTQEPEELDNAELAQKYGDSVFKVETAGCQVESSGTAWVLDNQHLVTNWHVVSNDPTPELVSRDGRTRLSGTVIGGHLEPDVAVIRVDDGGLPDPLPWAETDDLREGQEVVSLGYPAPRGDFAVTPSTIISFQRSGSTREAIRGDGALDRGNSGGPALTRTGEVAGVATLMVQEASQLQMVPLLFTTDALRASVDKILDDPQEVDADCDPTFGTLPDDWAPDFDDWSFGPQAYGDDASLDALYDACAAGDLGACDDLWWSSAPGSDYEAFAMTCGGRVGEGAYGNCELQAEWEQQERDREAEERRQAEADAAALAALATACRGGDMQACDDLYWAADYGSPEQAVADDCGGRYPGDGGMCVYREQNPRPSP; translated from the coding sequence ATGGCGGTGTTCCACTCGGAGCACGACGGCGGCGAAGACGTTGGCGCGAGGCCCTCGTCCAACGGTCTGCGCTCGATCGGTCTCGTCCTGGTCGGGGTCCTGCTGGCCGCGATCGTCGGCGGTGTCGGTCTCTTCGTCGGTATGGGCATGGGCATGGACGACACTCCTGACCAGCCGCTGGCGGTGGCAGACCCGGTGGCCGCCACGACCTCGGCTCCCGAGCCCGAGCCGACCCAAGAGCCGGAGGAGCTCGACAACGCCGAGCTGGCGCAGAAGTACGGGGACTCCGTCTTCAAGGTCGAGACCGCCGGTTGTCAGGTCGAGTCGTCGGGAACCGCGTGGGTGCTCGATAACCAGCACCTGGTGACCAACTGGCACGTGGTCAGCAATGACCCGACTCCGGAGCTGGTCAGCAGGGACGGGCGGACCCGGCTCTCGGGAACCGTCATCGGTGGTCATCTGGAGCCGGACGTCGCCGTCATCCGGGTCGACGACGGCGGGCTGCCGGACCCACTGCCGTGGGCCGAGACCGACGACCTGCGCGAGGGTCAGGAGGTCGTCTCCCTGGGGTATCCCGCCCCGAGGGGGGACTTCGCCGTGACGCCCTCGACGATCATCAGCTTCCAGCGGTCGGGGTCCACCCGTGAGGCCATCCGGGGGGACGGCGCCCTGGACCGTGGCAACTCCGGGGGTCCCGCGCTGACGCGGACCGGCGAGGTGGCAGGTGTGGCCACACTCATGGTCCAGGAGGCCAGCCAGCTGCAGATGGTGCCACTCCTCTTCACCACCGACGCGCTCCGCGCCAGCGTCGACAAGATCCTGGACGATCCTCAGGAGGTCGACGCCGACTGCGACCCCACCTTCGGAACCCTCCCCGATGACTGGGCGCCGGACTTCGACGACTGGAGCTTCGGACCGCAGGCCTACGGCGACGACGCCTCGCTCGACGCCCTCTACGACGCCTGCGCCGCAGGCGACCTGGGTGCGTGCGACGACCTGTGGTGGAGCTCGGCCCCCGGGTCCGACTACGAGGCGTTCGCCATGACGTGTGGCGGCCGGGTCGGTGAAGGTGCCTACGGCAACTGCGAGCTGCAGGCGGAGTGGGAGCAGCAGGAGCGAGATCGCGAGGCAGAGGAACGCCGCCAGGCCGAGGCGGACGCAGCGGCCCTGGCTGCCCTCGCGACCGCGTGCCGGGGCGGTGACATGCAGGCGTGCGACGACCTCTACTGGGCGGCGGACTACGGGAGCCCGGAGCAGGCGGTTGCCGACGACTGCGGCGGGCGCTACCCGGGCGACGGCGGCATGTGCGTCTATCGGGAGCAGAACCCTCGACCCAGCCCCTAG
- a CDS encoding bile acid:sodium symporter family protein produces MTEPSAPPSPDAPGAPGAPDAKAQRAAKLAVTAFPLLIIGGAVAAYVAPGAFDGWSVHVTTALMVIMFGMGLTLTLPNFALVAKRPLVVFAGVAMQYTVMPLLALGIATVLDLPPALAAGLILVGSVPGGTSSNVVTYLARGDVALSVTMTAVSTLLAPLLTPFITLWLAGQYLPVPVGDMAMSIVKIVVIPIAAGLILRALLPRVVDRLLPVLPWISVLGITFVVIAVVSASNAVLTAAGLTLVLAILLHNGLGYAVGYALATLLRYPVSSRRAVSVEVGMQNSGLAAGLATQYFSPEAALPGAFFSVWHNISGGLLASFWGRRPVKDEEREVERVER; encoded by the coding sequence ATGACCGAACCGTCCGCCCCTCCCTCCCCCGACGCACCCGGCGCCCCTGGGGCTCCTGACGCGAAGGCGCAGCGGGCCGCCAAGCTCGCGGTGACCGCCTTCCCGCTGCTGATCATCGGCGGGGCCGTGGCGGCGTATGTCGCGCCCGGCGCCTTCGACGGGTGGTCGGTGCACGTGACCACCGCGCTGATGGTCATCATGTTCGGGATGGGGCTGACCCTGACGCTGCCGAACTTCGCGCTGGTGGCGAAGAGGCCGCTCGTGGTCTTCGCGGGCGTGGCGATGCAGTACACCGTGATGCCGCTGCTCGCCCTCGGCATCGCGACCGTCCTCGACCTGCCGCCGGCGCTGGCTGCCGGACTGATCCTCGTGGGGTCCGTCCCGGGCGGCACCTCGTCGAACGTCGTCACCTACCTCGCCCGCGGGGACGTGGCCCTCTCGGTGACGATGACCGCGGTCTCGACGCTGCTGGCGCCGCTGCTGACGCCGTTCATCACGCTGTGGCTGGCGGGTCAGTACCTGCCGGTGCCGGTCGGCGACATGGCGATGTCGATCGTGAAGATCGTCGTCATCCCGATCGCGGCGGGTCTGATCCTGCGCGCGCTGCTGCCGCGCGTCGTGGACCGGCTGCTGCCGGTGCTGCCGTGGATCTCGGTGCTCGGCATCACCTTCGTCGTCATCGCGGTCGTCTCCGCCTCCAACGCCGTGCTCACCGCCGCGGGCCTGACCCTCGTGCTCGCGATCCTGCTCCACAACGGGCTCGGGTATGCCGTGGGCTACGCCCTGGCGACGCTGCTGCGGTATCCGGTGTCGTCGCGGCGGGCGGTCTCCGTCGAGGTGGGTATGCAGAACTCCGGCCTCGCCGCGGGGCTCGCCACCCAGTACTTCTCCCCCGAGGCCGCGCTGCCGGGCGCCTTCTTCTCGGTGTGGCACAACATCTCGGGAGGGCTGCTGGCGTCGTTCTGGGGCCGGCGGCCGGTGAAGGACGAGGAACGTGAGGTGGAGAGGGTCGAGCGCTAG
- a CDS encoding HNH endonuclease signature motif containing protein has translation MQQPLGTVRPPRGTESAAGHSWLLAELPADVRRPELVQDDLVVESLGWISRAVSDLERSRLVMATEAVDRGLHLAGGFSVVDWLALRCPDLERRALMDLARLAQAGREPVHAPLIERVKSGDMSLARAARLHRALQRVRPGMPPEEYAAAVELLAKAGSDPVFDEKDISRIVDRLVAQCVDERDHEAKARKKHAMRGIYESSLADGSVKRWIITFGDDADYEAAKAIIDSPLAAPASKEEQDATGELDLRTATQRRYDAFLTVLRRGVAGTEGQPTTPKAMLMVTLDFETLKRQLSESGGHLPGVGSTLAGTPLRAEAIRKLACEADIIPVVLGGPSEILDQGRRRRLVTPAQRVRLAARDRGCTIPGCTVPATWCDAHHVVPWAMGGRSDLSNYALLCPRHHTFVHDRNLTATVTDLGVRWHLR, from the coding sequence ATGCAGCAGCCGTTGGGGACGGTGCGGCCGCCGAGGGGGACGGAGTCGGCGGCCGGTCACTCCTGGCTGCTGGCCGAGCTTCCCGCGGACGTGCGGCGTCCGGAGCTGGTGCAGGACGACCTGGTGGTCGAGTCGTTGGGGTGGATCTCCCGGGCGGTGTCGGATCTGGAGCGGTCCCGGTTGGTGATGGCCACGGAGGCGGTGGACCGGGGGTTGCACCTTGCCGGGGGGTTCTCGGTGGTGGACTGGCTGGCGCTGCGGTGTCCGGACCTGGAGCGGCGGGCGTTGATGGACCTGGCGCGGTTGGCGCAGGCGGGTCGTGAGCCGGTGCACGCGCCGTTGATCGAACGCGTCAAGTCCGGTGACATGAGCTTGGCGCGGGCGGCGAGGTTGCACCGCGCGTTGCAGCGGGTGCGGCCGGGCATGCCTCCGGAGGAGTACGCCGCGGCGGTCGAGCTGCTCGCCAAGGCCGGGTCCGACCCGGTGTTCGACGAGAAGGACATCTCCCGGATCGTGGACCGGCTCGTCGCGCAGTGCGTGGACGAGCGGGACCACGAGGCGAAGGCCCGCAAGAAGCACGCGATGCGGGGCATCTACGAGTCGAGCCTGGCCGACGGGTCGGTGAAGCGGTGGATCATCACCTTCGGTGACGACGCCGACTACGAAGCTGCGAAGGCGATCATCGACTCCCCGCTGGCGGCGCCGGCGTCGAAGGAGGAGCAGGACGCCACGGGCGAGCTGGACCTGCGGACGGCGACCCAGCGCAGGTACGACGCGTTCCTGACCGTGCTCCGCCGTGGTGTCGCCGGGACCGAGGGGCAGCCGACCACGCCGAAGGCGATGCTGATGGTGACGTTGGACTTCGAGACGCTCAAGCGGCAGCTGTCCGAGTCCGGTGGCCACCTGCCCGGCGTCGGGTCGACCCTGGCGGGGACCCCGTTGCGGGCCGAGGCGATCCGCAAGCTGGCCTGTGAGGCCGACATCATCCCCGTCGTCCTGGGTGGACCGTCGGAGATCCTCGACCAGGGCCGCCGCAGGCGCCTCGTCACACCAGCCCAGCGCGTCAGGTTGGCCGCGCGTGACCGGGGGTGCACCATTCCGGGGTGCACCGTGCCCGCGACCTGGTGCGACGCCCACCACGTCGTTCCGTGGGCGATGGGTGGCCGATCAGACCTCAGCAACTACGCCCTGCTGTGTCCGAGGCACCACACGTTCGTGCACGACCGCAACCTGACGGCGACCGTGACCGATCTCGGTGTTCGGTGGCATCTGAGATGA
- a CDS encoding SLC13 family permease, producing the protein MSPEVISILGLVVVFLIATIWPVHMGALALVAAFFIGTYVAGEDGDAILGGFPADLFLILVGVTYLFALAKDNGTVDWLVHMAVKSVGGRVALIPWVFFFVTAVITAVGAVVPAAVAIIAPMGMAFARRYGIKPLLMGLMVINGATAGGFSPLSIFGSITNGVVARNDLPGSPLLLFTASLVFNIVLGIVCFVLFGGRNLLGKVDRGEGLVDSRTGESVDSVEDAPEAGGVGAGAGGPGAAPAGGGVADGPRQRDRSGRATNVAVQTTPVDSDKDDTPDESLDLPRIVTLGGILFLSVMVLGFGWDVGFTSIIVAVVISLVNPKINKGAVSKIAWPTVLLITGIVTYVELMQRMGTIDWLGNAVANFGTPLVAAIVICFIGAVVSAFASTTGILGALIPLAVPFLLAGEVGPIGMVIALAISSSVVDSSPFSTSGALVVANAPEEERDRVFKQLMIWGFSMVIIAPIVTWLIFVVPGWG; encoded by the coding sequence ATGTCTCCCGAGGTCATCTCGATCCTCGGCCTCGTCGTGGTCTTTCTTATCGCGACGATCTGGCCCGTGCACATGGGAGCGCTCGCCCTCGTGGCGGCGTTCTTCATCGGCACCTACGTCGCCGGGGAGGACGGGGACGCGATCCTCGGCGGCTTCCCCGCCGACCTCTTCCTCATCCTGGTCGGCGTCACCTACCTCTTCGCGCTGGCCAAGGACAACGGCACCGTGGACTGGTTGGTCCACATGGCCGTGAAGTCGGTCGGCGGCCGCGTCGCGCTCATCCCGTGGGTGTTCTTCTTCGTCACCGCGGTCATCACGGCGGTCGGCGCGGTCGTGCCGGCGGCGGTGGCGATCATCGCCCCGATGGGTATGGCGTTCGCCCGCCGCTACGGCATCAAGCCGCTCCTCATGGGCCTCATGGTCATCAACGGCGCGACGGCCGGTGGCTTCTCGCCGCTGAGCATCTTCGGCAGCATCACCAACGGCGTGGTCGCCCGCAACGACCTGCCGGGCAGCCCGCTGCTGCTCTTCACTGCGTCGTTGGTCTTCAACATCGTGCTCGGCATCGTCTGCTTCGTGCTCTTCGGCGGCCGCAACCTGCTCGGCAAGGTCGACCGTGGTGAGGGCCTGGTCGACAGCCGCACGGGGGAGAGCGTCGACTCGGTCGAGGACGCCCCGGAGGCTGGTGGCGTCGGAGCCGGTGCCGGCGGTCCTGGTGCCGCTCCTGCCGGCGGGGGCGTCGCGGACGGCCCGCGCCAGCGCGACCGCTCTGGCCGCGCGACCAACGTCGCGGTGCAGACCACCCCGGTCGACTCCGACAAGGACGACACCCCGGACGAGTCCCTCGACCTGCCGCGCATCGTCACGCTGGGCGGCATCCTCTTCCTGTCGGTCATGGTGCTCGGCTTCGGCTGGGACGTCGGCTTCACCTCGATCATCGTCGCGGTCGTCATCTCGCTGGTGAACCCCAAGATCAACAAGGGCGCGGTCTCCAAGATCGCCTGGCCGACCGTGCTGCTGATCACCGGCATCGTCACCTACGTCGAGCTCATGCAGCGCATGGGCACGATCGACTGGCTGGGCAACGCGGTCGCCAACTTCGGCACGCCGCTCGTCGCCGCGATCGTCATCTGCTTCATCGGCGCGGTCGTCTCGGCCTTCGCCTCGACCACCGGCATCCTCGGCGCGCTCATCCCGCTCGCCGTGCCCTTCCTGCTCGCGGGCGAGGTCGGCCCGATCGGGATGGTCATCGCGCTGGCGATCTCCTCCTCGGTCGTCGACTCGAGCCCGTTCTCCACGTCGGGCGCCCTGGTCGTCGCCAACGCCCCCGAGGAGGAGCGCGACCGGGTCTTCAAGCAGCTCATGATCTGGGGCTTCTCGATGGTGATCATCGCGCCGATCGTGACCTGGCTGATCTTCGTCGTGCCGGGGTGGGGCTGA
- a CDS encoding enoyl-CoA hydratase: MAQLTTSVDGPVLTVTLTRPEARNAMTWEMYDGLVRACQQVNADEGLRVLLLRGSGGAFVAGTDISQFLEFEDGSDGVAYEARVEEIVSTLASVDAVTVAAVEGACVGGGLALAAACDLRVADASAVFGVPIARTLGNCLSQANVDRLVRLMGRGTAGELLLLGRLLPASRMHELGFVQEVAPEGGFDQLVADVVDRLAAHAPLTLWASRGMLRATGGVPLPQPEEEMISRVYGSEDFRGGVRAFVEKVRPRWRGW; encoded by the coding sequence ATGGCGCAGCTGACCACCTCCGTGGACGGGCCGGTGCTCACCGTGACCCTGACGCGGCCCGAGGCGCGCAACGCGATGACCTGGGAGATGTACGACGGGCTCGTGCGCGCCTGCCAGCAGGTGAATGCCGACGAGGGCCTGCGCGTGCTGCTGCTGCGGGGCTCGGGAGGGGCGTTCGTCGCCGGGACGGACATCAGCCAGTTCCTCGAGTTCGAGGACGGGTCCGACGGGGTCGCCTACGAGGCGCGCGTCGAGGAGATCGTCTCGACGCTGGCATCCGTGGACGCCGTCACCGTGGCGGCGGTCGAGGGCGCGTGCGTCGGCGGCGGGCTGGCGCTCGCGGCCGCGTGCGACCTGCGGGTGGCCGACGCCTCGGCGGTCTTCGGGGTGCCGATCGCGCGCACCCTGGGCAACTGCCTGTCGCAGGCCAACGTCGACCGGTTGGTGCGGCTCATGGGCCGCGGCACGGCCGGAGAGCTGCTGCTGCTGGGCAGGCTGCTGCCCGCCTCCCGGATGCACGAGCTGGGCTTCGTCCAGGAGGTGGCGCCCGAGGGCGGGTTCGATCAGCTGGTGGCCGACGTGGTCGACCGGCTGGCCGCGCACGCGCCGCTGACCCTGTGGGCCTCGCGGGGCATGCTGCGCGCCACCGGAGGGGTCCCGCTGCCGCAGCCCGAGGAGGAGATGATCTCCCGGGTCTACGGCAGCGAGGACTTCCGCGGCGGGGTGCGCGCCTTCGTGGAGAAGGTCCGACCGCGCTGGCGGGGCTGGTAA